The Cloacibacterium caeni region GGTCCATTTACTGTTTTTGCGCCTGTAAATGCTGCTTTTGATAAATTACCTGCTGGAACAGTAGATGATTTATTAAAACCTGAAAACAACAGTAAATTGGGTGATATTTTAGGACACCACACTTATGTAGGAGTGATTAAAACAGAACAAATGACTGACGGTCAATCATTAGGCATGGTAGACGGTAAAAATATTACTATTAAAATGGTGAATGGCAAACCAACCATCAACGGAACCGTTAATATTATTGCTACCGTTCCTGCATCTAACGGAATTGTACACGTAGTAGATGGTGTTATTTTACCACAATAATTATTACATAGGTTTTTCACAACAAAAGGCTTACTGATTTTTAGTAAGTCTTTTTTTTATAGCATCTTTTGCAATTTTTTTAACGCAAAGATTTTTTATTATTCCTATATTTTTAAGGGAGCAAAGTTGGCGAAATTCATTCGCTATGAAGCTTTGTGGAAATTGTATATTTTCTATCACAAAGTTCTCGGAGATGTAGTAAAATGATGGCGTTTTTGAGGGCTCTGAGGAACATTGGAAATTGT contains the following coding sequences:
- a CDS encoding fasciclin domain-containing protein — protein: MKKTFLILSCVALGLISCNKTEATTETSTSTEAVAGGQEAVVDEDSAPTIVKLAAGNKDLSTLVTAVEAAGLTTSLSNAGPFTVFAPVNAAFDKLPAGTVDDLLKPENNSKLGDILGHHTYVGVIKTEQMTDGQSLGMVDGKNITIKMVNGKPTINGTVNIIATVPASNGIVHVVDGVILPQ